A stretch of Komagataella phaffii GS115 chromosome 2, complete sequence DNA encodes these proteins:
- a CDS encoding Bisphosphate-3'-nucleotidase, involved in salt tolerance and methionine biogenesis, protein MFSREVKLAQLAVKRASLLTKRISDEIAARTVGGISKSDDSPVTVGDFAAQSIIINSIKKAFPNDEVVGEEDSAMLKKDPKLAEKVLEEIKWVQEQDKANNGSLSLLNSVDEVCDAIDGGSSEGGRQGRIWALDPIDGTKGFLRGDQFAVCLALIVDGVVKVGVIGCPNLPFDLQNKSKGKGGLFTAAEGVGSYYQNLFEEILPLESSKRITMNNSLSFDTCRVCEGVEKGHSSHGLQGLIKEKLQIKSKSANLDSQAKYCALSRGDAEIYLRLPKDVNYREKIWDHAAGNILIKESGGIVSDIYGNQLDFGNGRELNSQGIIAASKNLHSDIITAVKSIIGDRGQDLEKYI, encoded by the coding sequence atgTTCAGCAGGGAAGTTAAGCTAGCCCAATTGGCTGTCAAAAGGGCATCTCTATTGACTAAGAGGATAAGTGATGAGATTGCAGCTCGCACAGTTGGCGGAATTTCGAAATCGGACGATTCTCCAGTCACTGTGGGGGACTTTGCTGCTCAGTctatcatcatcaacagCATCAAGAAAGCCTTCCCCAATGATGAGgttgttggagaagaagactctgcgatgttgaagaaagacCCAAAGCTGGCTGAAAAGGTGttggaagagatcaagTGGGTTCAAGAGCAGGACAAAGCCAACAATGGGTCGTTATCTCTGTTGAACTCGGTAGACGAAGTTTGCGATGCTATCGACGGCGGCAGCTCTGAAGGTGGCCGTCAAGGAAGAATTTGGGCCTTGGATCCCATTGATGGTACTAAGGGCTTCCTGAGAGGCGACCAATTTGCCGTTTGTCTGGCATTAATCGTGGATGGGGTTGTAAAAGTTGGTGTAATTGGGTGTCCAAATCTACCGTTTGACCTACAAAATAAGAGCAAGGGAAAAGGAGGACTTTTCACCGCAGCTGAAGGCGTAGGATCATACTATCAGAActtgtttgaagagatcTTGCCTCTggaatcatcaaaaagaatcaCAATGAacaattctctttcttttgataccTGCAGAGTCTGTGAAGGTGTTGAGAAGGGTCATTCAAGTCATGGGTTGCAAGGATtaataaaagaaaagctcCAGATCAAGTCCAAGTCCGCCAACTTGGATTCTCAAGCCAAGTACTGTGCTCTGTCGAGAGGAGATGCTGAAATATATTTGAGGTTGCCAAAAGATGTGAATTACCGAGAGAAAATATGGGATCATGCTGCTGGCAACATTCTGATCAAGGAAAGCGGAGGCATTGTGTCTGATATTTATGGTAACCAGTTGGATTTTGGCAACGGTCGGGAGCTCAACTCGCAGGGAATAATCGCGGCATCAAAAAATTTACATAGCGATATCATCACTGCAGTGAAAAGTATTATTGGAGATAGAGGCcaagatttggagaagtATATATAG